Proteins encoded by one window of Nitrososphaerales archaeon:
- a CDS encoding SHOCT domain-containing protein — protein sequence MGGSKKDTFLKKLKEKADAAAKTGKVLGKKAIEKGPRIGKQLKLKSLEALEESIEKTRKAATSAEKNIELLKKLAELKASGIISEEEFERKKREILTRI from the coding sequence TTGGGCGGATCCAAGAAGGATACTTTTCTGAAGAAACTAAAGGAAAAAGCTGATGCAGCTGCGAAAACAGGAAAAGTACTTGGCAAAAAAGCTATTGAAAAAGGACCTAGAATAGGGAAACAACTGAAGTTGAAGAGTCTTGAGGCACTTGAGGAAAGTATAGAAAAAACAAGGAAGGCAGCCACCTCTGCGGAAAAGAACATAGAGTTGCTTAAGAAACTTGCAGAACTAAAGGCATCGGGTATAATCAGCGAGGAAGAATTTGAGAGAAAGAAAAGGGAGATCCTTACAAGAATTTAG
- a CDS encoding phosphoribosylaminoimidazolesuccinocarboxamide synthase translates to MGEVFIREGSAKKIVIEKLPKGDEMGIGYFIPKNSFSIFDYKVKGKWPFDIPHKDVAMTFIINKSFELAKMNNIRTCFIEPVENGCKIHVVRVPGEDGFPIEPDDIEIGTKNRVVDLEVIFNYYLHPRSSLLRDFKTGNKDYRDYGFSEMPEGGEIIPEAEKGNFRLTYTTKYDKRGDIPLTGEGARKRSRLSDEQWEQGQEMIKRCIPLISKFAEQKGLLRADGKYELFVDSDGNVGLADTFGNPEEDRYIVEIKDFSTIARFFDFYQRRWHLDPTKVSALIGEVKGEVKYFQDFSKQFLRNWYIDNGWKQLYSEGKAKEPPMMPRDALSAYSDCLLSFASVWSGKVSEIVNIVGDITRPVLEVASELFVLERLNKKAMIPS, encoded by the coding sequence ATGGGTGAGGTGTTTATTCGAGAAGGATCCGCAAAGAAGATTGTAATTGAAAAGTTACCGAAAGGTGATGAAATGGGAATAGGGTACTTCATTCCCAAGAATTCATTTTCCATCTTCGATTACAAGGTGAAGGGCAAGTGGCCATTCGATATACCGCATAAAGACGTGGCAATGACTTTTATCATTAACAAGAGTTTTGAGCTGGCTAAGATGAATAATATAAGAACATGCTTCATAGAGCCTGTCGAAAACGGTTGTAAGATACATGTTGTTAGGGTGCCTGGTGAAGACGGTTTTCCGATAGAACCAGACGATATAGAAATAGGAACGAAAAACAGAGTTGTAGATCTTGAGGTAATCTTCAACTACTACCTGCATCCAAGATCTTCATTGTTGCGGGATTTCAAAACTGGAAATAAGGACTATAGAGACTATGGCTTTTCTGAAATGCCAGAAGGAGGGGAGATCATTCCAGAAGCGGAAAAAGGGAACTTTAGGTTAACGTATACCACAAAATATGACAAACGAGGTGATATACCTCTTACAGGAGAGGGAGCACGAAAAAGATCCAGGCTCTCTGATGAACAGTGGGAGCAGGGTCAGGAGATGATAAAGAGATGCATTCCCTTAATTTCAAAATTTGCAGAACAGAAGGGATTGCTACGTGCAGATGGCAAGTATGAATTATTTGTTGATTCTGATGGGAATGTAGGTTTAGCAGACACTTTTGGTAACCCTGAAGAAGATAGGTATATAGTAGAAATAAAGGATTTCAGCACTATAGCTAGGTTCTTCGACTTTTACCAGCGTAGATGGCATCTAGATCCTACAAAAGTATCGGCGTTAATTGGTGAGGTGAAGGGGGAAGTAAAGTACTTCCAAGATTTTAGCAAGCAGTTCTTGCGAAACTGGTATATAGACAATGGATGGAAGCAGCTCTATTCTGAGGGCAAGGCGAAAGAGCCACCGATGATGCCAAGAGACGCGTTAAGTGCATATTCAGATTGTTTGTTATCATTTGCATCCGTATGGTCAGGCAAGGTTTCTGAAATTGTGAATATTGTTGGCGACATAACCAGACCTGTGCTTGAAGTTGCGTCTGAATTGTTTGTGCTTGAGCGCCTTAATAAGAAAGCGATGATCCCTTCATAA
- a CDS encoding DsbA family protein: MVNRVFVIIPAAAVTIAAVAIAFASTSTSQGNGIDIANEFSSEPAVKDSRLSLFNTGSPILGSLEAPLTMVEFGDYQCLNCNRYFHNTEHDILQNYVETGKLKVIFMDFAFIGPDSMVAAQAAHCAEEQGRYWEYHDELYRNWDGENTGWASKHNLKMFAANIELDQKGFNDCLDSGKFANKVKNNINIGRQLGVTGTPTFFIFKSEGNAQKIVGAQPYSTFSGVFDSLLKQ, encoded by the coding sequence TTGGTTAACAGAGTATTTGTTATCATACCTGCTGCTGCAGTTACAATAGCAGCTGTAGCAATAGCATTCGCGTCAACATCAACATCGCAGGGCAATGGCATTGATATAGCTAACGAGTTTTCCAGTGAACCAGCAGTGAAAGATTCTAGACTTTCTTTATTTAACACAGGTTCGCCAATTCTTGGTTCTTTAGAGGCTCCATTAACAATGGTTGAATTTGGAGACTACCAGTGCCTTAACTGTAACAGGTACTTTCACAACACAGAACATGATATTTTGCAAAATTATGTTGAAACTGGAAAATTGAAGGTAATTTTCATGGACTTTGCCTTCATAGGTCCCGATTCTATGGTTGCAGCTCAAGCTGCTCACTGTGCAGAAGAGCAGGGTAGGTATTGGGAATATCACGACGAATTATATAGAAACTGGGATGGGGAGAATACTGGCTGGGCAAGCAAACATAATCTAAAGATGTTTGCAGCTAACATTGAGCTTGATCAAAAGGGTTTTAATGATTGTTTGGATAGCGGAAAGTTTGCTAACAAGGTCAAGAATAACATAAACATAGGAAGGCAGCTGGGAGTGACAGGAACTCCAACATTCTTCATCTTCAAGTCTGAAGGTAATGCGCAGAAGATAGTCGGAGCACAGCCATATTCGACCTTCAGCGGCGTGTTTGATTCGTTGTTAAAACAGTAG
- a CDS encoding HAD hydrolase-like protein codes for MQKLFIFDLHNTLVSENDKVVVTAMNSLLAEKGLNVRVDIEYVRHYQARLKPFSSYFRDVMPSVPENVIEEMTLATKERCEKSLIAKYIKKMQDAEYVLSEIKKRSDLIYVLSFSMASSIDIYLTVTGLDKYVDKRIGIEGSQEIHGDGDPGEVKAWLIKKHLKNGEYSRIFMIGDSMSDMRAGKLIGATTIYFTGTREYLDMADYSIDRLIDIIKIAYNE; via the coding sequence GTGCAAAAGTTGTTCATATTTGATCTTCACAACACACTAGTTAGTGAGAACGACAAGGTGGTGGTTACTGCTATGAATTCATTACTGGCAGAGAAGGGCTTGAATGTAAGGGTGGATATAGAATATGTTAGACATTACCAGGCAAGGCTGAAACCATTCTCCAGTTACTTCCGGGATGTAATGCCATCAGTGCCAGAAAACGTTATCGAGGAGATGACGCTAGCAACAAAGGAGAGGTGTGAAAAGTCCTTGATTGCAAAATATATCAAGAAGATGCAGGACGCAGAGTATGTATTAAGCGAGATAAAGAAGAGGAGCGATTTAATTTATGTACTTTCCTTTAGCATGGCGTCTTCTATAGACATTTACCTCACGGTTACCGGCTTGGACAAATATGTTGATAAACGAATTGGTATAGAAGGTAGCCAAGAGATACACGGAGATGGTGATCCGGGAGAGGTAAAGGCATGGTTGATAAAGAAGCATCTAAAAAACGGCGAGTACTCGAGAATCTTCATGATAGGCGACTCCATGTCTGATATGAGGGCAGGGAAATTGATCGGAGCGACTACCATTTACTTTACAGGAACAAGAGAATACCTTGATATGGCAGACTACTCTATTGACAGACTCATTGACATAATTAAGATAGCATATAACGAGTGA